In the genome of Desulfatirhabdium butyrativorans DSM 18734, one region contains:
- a CDS encoding twin-arginine translocation signal domain-containing protein translates to MEPMDPTTPKGITRRDALKLSGLAIGGLAIGSTMIDAQAEHARAAEACLPVQPCDWKSLSSMTQHYSYFERLPTYNPLDPKDPNTPLLPNEMRITFLGSCIPPVRRAQQMMSIFVEVGNAMGKADQFVFDCGSGVCANYGAMGIGFGRMDKVFIAHLHGDHMSDLTHIYCFGPSADRKSPLYVWGPGPSGVESPKGSYQYYDDGTKAFCENLRRAMRWHSESFSFQTTSYPGYTPPTKESWGLPVDPAPVDDDPADDAYALVPIELKWWKYGAVEGDNVAYDNKETGVRITHFPVIHCRKGSIGYKLEWNGLTMIYTSDTKPEIRSRDQAINGGKGVDVFIHEMVVPAEVWAFKNMGLSAPPEPDDPLYNTFLDTVEGLKNIQNSSHTPQGAFGYLLSQINPRPRLTVATHFPVANDTVACALNSVQAHCPDIQKIGPELIWSFDLLVLRVTREQILQLRASVPEFGFSPVARMPSGTMNPPKYSTPDGEPDPYAQIDPSTEIPATDEQGNCNYRDDGY, encoded by the coding sequence ATGGAACCAATGGATCCGACAACCCCCAAAGGAATCACCAGGCGGGATGCTTTGAAGCTTTCCGGCCTGGCCATCGGCGGCCTCGCCATCGGCAGCACCATGATCGACGCACAAGCGGAACATGCGAGGGCCGCTGAAGCCTGTCTTCCGGTGCAGCCATGCGACTGGAAATCGCTCTCCTCGATGACCCAGCACTATTCCTATTTCGAGCGCCTGCCCACGTATAACCCGCTCGATCCGAAAGACCCGAATACGCCGCTGCTGCCCAACGAAATGCGAATCACGTTTCTGGGTTCATGCATCCCGCCGGTGCGCCGCGCACAGCAGATGATGAGCATCTTCGTCGAGGTTGGAAACGCCATGGGAAAGGCCGACCAGTTCGTCTTCGACTGCGGCTCCGGCGTATGCGCCAATTACGGCGCCATGGGCATCGGATTCGGCAGGATGGACAAGGTCTTCATTGCACATCTGCACGGTGATCACATGAGTGATCTGACCCACATTTACTGTTTCGGGCCTTCGGCGGACCGAAAATCCCCCCTGTATGTCTGGGGACCGGGGCCTTCCGGGGTGGAAAGCCCGAAGGGATCGTACCAGTACTATGACGACGGCACAAAAGCCTTCTGTGAAAACCTTCGAAGAGCCATGCGCTGGCACTCGGAGAGCTTCAGTTTCCAGACGACCAGTTATCCCGGATATACGCCGCCCACAAAAGAAAGCTGGGGCCTTCCCGTCGATCCCGCACCCGTCGATGACGATCCTGCAGACGATGCCTACGCACTGGTGCCCATCGAGCTGAAATGGTGGAAATACGGGGCGGTGGAAGGTGACAACGTCGCCTATGACAACAAGGAAACCGGCGTCAGGATCACCCATTTCCCGGTGATCCATTGCAGAAAAGGCTCCATCGGCTACAAACTCGAGTGGAACGGCCTGACCATGATCTACACGAGCGACACCAAACCGGAAATCCGCTCCAGAGATCAGGCCATCAACGGCGGCAAGGGCGTAGACGTATTTATTCACGAAATGGTGGTTCCGGCGGAGGTATGGGCGTTCAAGAACATGGGACTCAGCGCACCTCCCGAGCCGGATGATCCGCTGTACAACACCTTTCTGGATACGGTCGAAGGTCTGAAAAATATTCAGAACAGTTCCCACACGCCACAAGGGGCCTTCGGGTATCTCCTCAGCCAGATCAACCCTCGTCCGCGGCTCACCGTCGCCACCCATTTTCCGGTAGCCAACGACACGGTGGCATGCGCACTGAACAGCGTCCAGGCCCATTGCCCGGATATCCAAAAGATCGGCCCTGAACTCATCTGGTCCTTCGACCTGCTGGTGCTTCGGGTCACCAGGGAGCAAATCCTTCAGCTCAGGGCCTCTGTCCCGGAATTCGGGTTCTCTCCGGTGGCCCGGATGCCTTCGGGCACGATGAACCCGCCGAAATACAGCACGCCGGATGGGGAACCGGACCCGTATGCCCAGATCGATCCCTCAACGGAGATCCCGGCGACAGACGAGCAAGGGAACTGCAACTATCGGGACGATGGCTATTGA
- a CDS encoding virginiamycin B lyase family protein, with protein MKTKQHAGITACLCFLGLMTGWVLPNHAISQTLTEFSAGLSSSSLPWAITTGPDGNLWFTEDAGNRIGRITPSGAITEFSSGLAENSYPWGITTGPDGNLWFTVYGGIGRITPSGVITLFSEGFPGYSSPVEIVAGPDGNLWFTDPAVNAIGRMTPSGDLTWFSTGLSENTYPWGIAAGPDGNLWFTEYDGNAIGRITPSGVITEFSAGMSASSGPTGITTGPDGNLWFTEYDGNAVGRITPSGVITEFSGGLPAESGPWAITTGPDGNLWFTVYDGDAMGRITPSGVISMASVALATASGPQGITTGPDGNLWFTEYKGNAIGRLQDFRTGCAATLGQTLVLNIPYLAAANAKPTDPSVWANFVYAYHEAYPSLLSFKLTSAGMINNPSYTCTASTLYDNLSIHIPDMLMPDGVNHLCVDLEYSPALSGNGNFYFIVSKYGAVSD; from the coding sequence ATGAAGACAAAGCAACATGCAGGAATCACAGCCTGTCTCTGTTTTTTGGGGCTGATGACCGGATGGGTGCTGCCCAACCACGCCATCAGTCAAACGCTCACCGAATTTTCCGCTGGTCTTTCGTCCAGCAGTCTTCCCTGGGCGATCACCACCGGGCCGGATGGCAATCTCTGGTTTACGGAAGATGCGGGAAACCGAATCGGCCGGATCACCCCCTCCGGAGCCATTACGGAATTCTCATCCGGTCTTGCCGAAAACAGTTATCCATGGGGAATCACCACAGGGCCGGATGGCAATCTCTGGTTCACGGTATACGGAGGCATTGGCCGGATAACGCCATCGGGCGTCATCACCTTGTTTTCCGAAGGATTTCCCGGTTACAGCAGCCCTGTCGAAATCGTGGCAGGTCCGGACGGAAATCTCTGGTTCACGGACCCTGCGGTCAATGCCATCGGCAGGATGACGCCATCCGGCGATCTGACGTGGTTCTCCACAGGCCTTTCCGAAAACACTTACCCCTGGGGAATTGCCGCGGGACCCGATGGCAATCTCTGGTTCACCGAATATGACGGCAATGCCATCGGCAGAATCACCCCATCCGGCGTCATTACGGAATTCTCTGCCGGGATGAGTGCATCGAGCGGCCCTACAGGGATCACCACAGGGCCGGATGGCAATCTCTGGTTCACCGAATATGACGGCAATGCCGTTGGCAGGATTACCCCATCGGGCGTGATCACGGAGTTCTCCGGCGGTCTTCCCGCAGAGAGCGGTCCCTGGGCGATCACCACAGGGCCGGATGGCAATCTCTGGTTCACGGTATACGATGGCGATGCAATGGGAAGGATCACACCATCCGGCGTCATTTCCATGGCCTCTGTCGCTCTTGCCACAGCCAGCGGTCCCCAGGGCATCACGACCGGACCGGATGGGAATCTCTGGTTCACGGAATACAAAGGCAATGCCATTGGACGACTTCAGGATTTCCGGACGGGTTGCGCGGCAACCCTGGGTCAGACTCTGGTGCTCAATATCCCCTATCTGGCAGCCGCGAATGCAAAGCCGACCGATCCGTCTGTCTGGGCGAATTTCGTCTACGCATATCATGAGGCATACCCCTCGTTGCTGTCCTTCAAGCTGACCTCCGCAGGCATGATCAACAATCCGTCCTATACGTGTACAGCATCGACGCTGTACGACAATTTGTCGATTCACATCCCGGATATGCTGATGCCCGATGGTGTCAATCACCTCTGTGTCGACCTGGAATACAGCCCGGCACTTTCCGGCAACGGAAATTTCTATTTTATTGTCAGCAAGTACGGGGCGGTTTCCGATTGA
- a CDS encoding DUF4410 domain-containing protein, which translates to MVRHPFPFKSATAFALILFIAGCAKTAVHPVGQIAGTQLPKPKAVLIADFAIGSAEIKQNAGFLSIVHRGIQGDDRTAEEIQLGREVADALSSELSLKIDAMGLQPVRVASGAAIPPDSILVAGNFVSIDEGNRRRRNLVGLGAGKSALDCTVSVFASGSADPRQLITFDAHIDSGKMPGVAVMGPAGLAAGAGTGAVLSSNAIMSGVKTHQSASTQLAKGLAEKIADELGKYFAKQGWIHPDSAR; encoded by the coding sequence ATGGTGCGACACCCATTTCCGTTCAAATCCGCCACGGCGTTTGCGCTGATCCTGTTTATTGCAGGCTGCGCCAAAACGGCTGTTCATCCTGTCGGACAGATCGCCGGCACACAGTTGCCCAAACCGAAAGCGGTGCTGATTGCCGATTTCGCGATTGGCTCAGCCGAGATCAAGCAAAATGCCGGTTTTCTCTCGATTGTCCATCGTGGTATCCAGGGCGATGACCGGACAGCGGAAGAAATTCAGTTGGGCCGCGAGGTGGCGGATGCACTCTCCAGCGAGTTGTCCCTGAAAATCGACGCGATGGGATTGCAACCGGTACGTGTCGCATCAGGAGCTGCCATACCGCCGGATTCGATCCTGGTCGCCGGGAATTTTGTCTCGATTGACGAGGGGAACCGGCGGCGCCGAAATCTCGTCGGTCTGGGCGCGGGAAAATCCGCTCTGGACTGCACGGTCAGCGTGTTCGCCTCAGGAAGCGCAGACCCGAGGCAGCTCATCACATTTGACGCGCATATCGATAGCGGGAAAATGCCCGGAGTGGCGGTCATGGGGCCTGCAGGCCTTGCTGCAGGAGCAGGCACGGGGGCCGTTCTTTCATCCAACGCCATCATGAGCGGCGTGAAGACACACCAGTCGGCTTCCACCCAGTTGGCCAAAGGCCTGGCTGAGAAGATCGCCGATGAACTGGGAAAGTACTTTGCCAAACAGGGCTGGATCCATCCGGATTCGGCCCGGTAG